Below is a window of Geomonas oryzisoli DNA.
TCGTGGATCGCGGCCGCCACCAGTTCCTTGCCGGTACCGCTCTCACCGACGATTAGGATGGGAGCATTCGAGGCGGCAACCTTGCGGATTGTGGTGAACACCGCCTGCATCTCCGCACACTTGCCGATCATGCCCCATTGTTCTTCAGCTTCTCCATGCAAGGAGAGCGCGCTGTTTTGTTCCTCGATGTTGGCGATGTGAAAGGCGCGCCCGATCATGACCTTCAGTTCGGACAGGACCGGGGGCTTGGCGTAGAAGTCGAAAGCGCCCATGCGCATCGCTTTCAACGCATTTTCACGCTCGTTGTTGCCGGTCAGCATGATCACCTTGGTCACCGGGTCCAACCCCAGCATCTCGTCCAGGCAGCGGAACCCCTCTACCGAACTGTCCGGGTACGGGGGAAGCCCCAGATCGAGCACCACCACCGCAGGACGCTCGCTCTTGAAAAGGGAGAGCGCCTCCCGGGCATCGGCCGCCAGGAGCACGTGGTATTCCTGGTTCAATCCCCATTTCAGCTGCTGCCTGATATCGTCATTGTCGTCGACAATCAAAAGCTTTCTCACCAACTCCTCCTTCATGCTGCCTCGATGACGCCGCCGGCAGCATCCTCCTCGGCGACCGGGAGATGGACGGTGAACACGGTCCCCTCCCCTTCGACGCTGGAAACGTCGATCGTGCCGCCGTGAGCCGTCACGATCTGGCGCGACTGGTACAACCCGATGCCGAGACCGGTCCGCTTGGAACTGCGAAACGGCACGAACAGGTCATTCCTGATAAAGCGCGGCGACATGCCGCATCCCTGGTCGGTCACCTTCACGAACGGGGTGCCGTTGCAGCCGACTTCCACGGCGATGGGCGCCTCGGGGGGCGACGCCTCCACCGCGTTCAGGAACAGGTTCAGCAAAACCTTCTGCAACTCCTCCCGGTCGCCCAATACGACCTGCTGGCTTCCCTGCACCGAGATCGTCCGCCCCTGCATCATCCCGGCGCAACTCCTGGTGAGGGCCAAAAGATCCACGGGGCGCCTCTGCAACAGTTCGCTCTCGCCCAGGTTGCGCAGGCGACCGATCAGGTGATGCATCTTCTTGGTGGTGTTGCCGAGACTGCCAAGCATGTCCCGCTGGAATTCCGGGTTGTCGATGTGTTCACGCGCGTTCTCCAGTACCAGCGAGATGGTCGCTGCCAGGTTTTTCAGGTCATGAACCACGAAGGTGGCCAGGCTCCCCACAGCCTCCATCGCCTTGGCCTGGGTGAGCTGCTCGGTGAGGCGCTGATGCTGCATGGCCACCGACACCTGGCGGGCGATCGTCTTCATCAGGTCGAAGTCTTCGTAGCGGTACTGCTCGTCGGGCACGACCTGGGCGCCGAGCACGATAAAACCGGAAAGGATCTCCCCTTCGAACAGGGGCACCACGAACGAGATGCCGTAGCGCGCCAGGAAGTCCCACTCGCTCCGGGTGAGCTCACGGTTGGGGTCGCTACTGGAAAAGACCCACTGCCGCTCCCGCAGTGAAGTGAGGATCGGGTTGTCGTCGCTGATGGTCTCCCGAAGCGGTTCCAGTTCCAGCGTCGAGGCGACGCAGTACCAGCCGCACCCTTGCTGGTGCTGGTACAGGGCGGCTCCCCGGA
It encodes the following:
- the prsK gene encoding XrtA/PEP-CTERM system histidine kinase PrsK is translated as MALMLISVLLLLVSALRIVMLERRSGAFSYVAAPFLAVAVLELLDFFALNDLWPETDWKRCALFIEALLPSLWLLLSVTYAREIPERGLSWKNRVLVGASLLLVLVPAFVPESSFYYAPDFPAEPVLFLANVGYYFYVAILVLLVVALINFEATLANASSEALWRVKLDIVALGSMLAVLAFYYSNALLYRSLNLELAPLRSLLFTIASVMMLYTRSHWRGSARVKISQAVVLKSVVMAIVSAYLIMLGLLGEGMKYFGPLFPRLLTLSLGFIAGILLLLLLLSDRAKRELKVLLHKHFYQSKYDYRAQWLGLTERLSTFEDGDDLVKRVLLAYCEIFGVRGAALYQHQQGCGWYCVASTLELEPLRETISDDNPILTSLRERQWVFSSSDPNRELTRSEWDFLARYGISFVVPLFEGEILSGFIVLGAQVVPDEQYRYEDFDLMKTIARQVSVAMQHQRLTEQLTQAKAMEAVGSLATFVVHDLKNLAATISLVLENAREHIDNPEFQRDMLGSLGNTTKKMHHLIGRLRNLGESELLQRRPVDLLALTRSCAGMMQGRTISVQGSQQVVLGDREELQKVLLNLFLNAVEASPPEAPIAVEVGCNGTPFVKVTDQGCGMSPRFIRNDLFVPFRSSKRTGLGIGLYQSRQIVTAHGGTIDVSSVEGEGTVFTVHLPVAEEDAAGGVIEAA